From Deinococcus terrestris, the proteins below share one genomic window:
- the rplA gene encoding 50S ribosomal protein L1, translating to MPKHGKRYRALVEKVDRNKQYTIDEAAALVKELATAKFDETVEVHFRLGIDPRKSDQNVRGTVALPHGTGRSVRVAVITKGDNVAAAEAAGADVVGSDELIERIAGGFMEFDAVVATPDMMAQVGQKLARLLGPRGLLPNPKSGTVGPDVAGMVRGLKAGRIEFRNDKTGVVHAPIGKASFEPGNLSANYQALVSALEAAKPGSAKGVYLRSAYLTSTMGPSIPLTLSTQAQA from the coding sequence ATGCCTAAGCACGGCAAGCGCTACCGCGCCCTGGTCGAGAAGGTCGACCGTAACAAGCAGTACACCATCGACGAGGCCGCCGCGCTCGTGAAGGAACTGGCGACTGCCAAGTTCGACGAGACGGTGGAAGTGCACTTCCGCCTCGGCATTGACCCCCGCAAGAGCGACCAGAACGTGCGCGGTACGGTCGCCCTTCCTCACGGCACCGGCCGCAGCGTGCGCGTGGCCGTGATTACCAAGGGGGACAACGTGGCCGCTGCAGAGGCGGCGGGCGCCGACGTGGTCGGCAGCGACGAGCTGATCGAGCGCATCGCGGGCGGCTTCATGGAGTTCGACGCCGTCGTGGCGACGCCCGACATGATGGCGCAGGTCGGCCAGAAGCTCGCGCGTCTGCTGGGGCCGCGGGGCCTCTTGCCCAACCCCAAGAGCGGCACCGTCGGCCCCGACGTGGCGGGCATGGTGCGCGGCCTCAAGGCCGGACGTATCGAGTTCCGCAACGACAAGACCGGCGTGGTGCACGCGCCCATCGGCAAGGCCAGCTTCGAGCCGGGCAACCTCAGCGCCAACTATCAGGCGCTGGTGTCGGCCCTGGAAGCCGCCAAGCCGGGCAGTGCCAAGGGCGTGTACCTCCGCAGCGCGTACCTCACCAGCACGATGGGGCCGAGCATTCCCCTCACGCTGAGCACGCAGGCCCAGGCCTGA
- the nusG gene encoding transcription termination/antitermination protein NusG, with translation MSIEWYAVHTYVGQEDRVQQHLLERARKLGMHHTKIFQVLQPTEKAVELQEGGKKVEVERKLFPGYVFVQMDVEDDDAPGELGESWEVVRGTSGVTGFVGTATRPVPLSPEEVQRLLASVGVAAQAPEEAAPRIKVDLKPGDMVRVTGGPFADFSGVVSEVNAPQAKVKVLVSIFGRETPVELDFAQVSK, from the coding sequence ATGAGCATTGAGTGGTACGCCGTTCACACCTACGTGGGTCAGGAAGACCGCGTGCAGCAGCACCTGCTGGAGCGTGCCCGCAAGCTGGGCATGCACCACACCAAGATCTTTCAGGTGCTGCAACCCACCGAAAAGGCTGTCGAGCTTCAGGAAGGCGGCAAAAAGGTCGAGGTCGAGCGTAAACTCTTTCCCGGCTACGTCTTCGTGCAGATGGATGTCGAGGACGACGACGCGCCCGGCGAACTCGGCGAGTCCTGGGAAGTTGTGCGCGGCACGAGCGGCGTGACCGGCTTTGTCGGCACCGCCACCCGCCCGGTGCCCCTTTCCCCCGAGGAAGTGCAGCGCCTGCTGGCCTCGGTCGGCGTGGCGGCCCAGGCCCCGGAAGAGGCGGCCCCCCGCATCAAGGTCGACCTGAAACCCGGCGACATGGTCCGGGTCACGGGCGGTCCTTTCGCCGACTTCAGCGGCGTGGTGAGCGAGGTCAACGCTCCGCAGGCCAAGGTCAAGGTACTGGTCAGCATCTTCGGGCGCGAAACGCCGGTCGAACTCGACTTCGCGCAGGTCAGCAAGTAA
- the rplK gene encoding 50S ribosomal protein L11 produces MKKVTGLVKLQLPAGKATPAPPVGPALGQYGANIMEFTKAFNAQTADKGDAIIPVEITIYADRSFTFITKTPPMSYLIRKAAGLQKGSATPNKAKVGKLNWDQVLEIAKTKMPDLNAGSVEAAAQTVAGTARSMGVTIEGAPNA; encoded by the coding sequence ATGAAGAAAGTCACTGGGCTTGTCAAGCTCCAACTGCCCGCGGGCAAGGCCACTCCGGCCCCCCCCGTCGGCCCTGCGCTGGGTCAGTACGGCGCGAACATCATGGAGTTCACGAAGGCGTTCAACGCGCAGACGGCCGACAAGGGGGACGCGATCATCCCCGTCGAGATCACCATCTACGCCGACCGCTCGTTTACCTTCATCACCAAGACCCCCCCGATGAGCTACCTGATCCGCAAGGCGGCGGGACTCCAGAAGGGCAGCGCGACCCCCAACAAGGCCAAGGTCGGCAAGCTGAACTGGGATCAGGTCCTGGAAATCGCCAAGACCAAGATGCCCGACCTCAATGCGGGCAGCGTGGAAGCTGCCGCGCAGACGGTGGCCGGAACCGCCCGCTCCATGGGCGTGACCATTGAGGGGGCTCCCAATGCCTAA